One Caretta caretta isolate rCarCar2 chromosome 6, rCarCar1.hap1, whole genome shotgun sequence genomic region harbors:
- the DNAL1 gene encoding dynein axonemal light chain 1 isoform X2 yields MAKATTIKEALARWEEKNGQKASEAKEVKLYAQIPPVEKMDASLSTLVNCEKLSLSTNCIEKIANLNGLKNLRILSLGRNNIKNLNGLEAVGDTLEELWISYNLIEKLKGIHVMKKLKILYMSNNSVKDWGEFVRLADLPFLEDLVFVGNPLEEKYSADQQSSWVEEATKRVPRLKKLDGVPVIKQEEGEEGEN; encoded by the exons gaagaaaaaaatggcCAGAAGGCATCGGAGGCCAAGGAGGTGAAACTATATGCCCAGATTCCTCCTGTAGAGAAGATGGATGCATCTCTGTCCACACTTGTTAACTGCGA GAAGTTGTCTCTGTCTACAAACTGCATTGAAAAAATCGCCAACCTGAACGGCCTAA AAAACTTGCGGATTCTTTCATTGGGGAGAAACAACATAAAGAATCTGAATGGGCTG GAGGCAGTTGGAGATACATTAGAGGAGCTGTGGATCTCATACAACTTAATTGAGAAGCTGAAGGGCATCCATGTCATGAAGAAGCTGAAGATTCTCTATATGTCCAATAATTCGGTGAAAGATTGGG GAGAGTTTGTGAGACTGGCAGACTTGCCATTCCTGGAGGATCTGGTGTTTGTGGGCAATCCACTGGAAGAGAAATACTCTGCCGATCAGCAGAGCAGCTGGGTCGAGGAAGCAACCAAACGAGTGCCCAGGCTGAAAAAACTAGATG GTGTCCCAGTTATTAAACAAGAAGAAGGTGAAGAAGGAGAAAACTAA